The genome window GATCGACCACCGAAGAATTGTACCACTCTTAAATATCAGCACTATGATTAGATCACTCTGCGTTAAACCAACAAGAATTCTTGATCTAAGGACCTCATTAAAAGTTTCAAAACAAATATTGATAAATAAAGAGGTTTGTTCCAAaggctatatcctccattttaatgaatttgcattaatcatttttttaattattttattttgtttttcaggtaatatcagtGGAACTGCAGTCgggttattgttatttgatttatctttacacACAACTGCAATTGTATTGATATTTCCTGAAATGCAcattaaaaaacatgatttatgaatattcttaaaaaatatatattcttaAAACTCTTCAAATGTATACTACAGTCTGCACCATCTGGCACCCAGAAACAGTTTTTGGAGTAGACGAATGTATTGGATGGAGCACTTTATCCAGGGTTTACGGTGTATGTTACATAGCTGTAAATATCGTGCCTTCGAAAAAATGGAATCTAAAAGGTCATGCTTTAACTCACTAAAAATGTTTCTATTTGTGTCTCCTGGAGGAGGCTTGAGgatgcccctctctctcagcctcaggCCGACTGCCATCACTGGCTTGAGTGTGTCTTTCTGTATTCAACATTTCCTGAGTCCCTGGGCTATTTTCAGAGGATCACATGATGCTGAGGTCATTCTTCCAATGCCCCACTTTCATATATGATAGGGCCTAGCCTTCTCTTCTAAATATCCTTCTACTCTTCTACGTTTACCAAGTAGATCACGTGTCATACTCTCACCCCACGTCCGGGTTATACTGTTGCTTGGAACACAGAATCGTATACGATAACAATGTTTCTCTAAAGATTTTGCTTTTCAAAAAATTCATCAATGTTGGAATGAGACTACTAATGGTAATTTTAAATGAAGCTGAGTTATCTTTCCATGTTAGCACACAATCTGCATTTTAAGAAAGGTAATCaaaatttttgtttttctttgtttttcagaCACAGGTGCATAGTTCTGACATTGCTCAAATTCACTACTGGGCGGTATGCATCTCAGCCCTCTTACCCTGGTGGTCATTTGTAATAAGAGAGCTACTAATCAATTTCCACTCCAATTTCCTTTGCATTTGGTACTCCttttaaaaacacaacacaacattctCAAAAGGCAGAACAGAAAAGGCCTGACATGCAGCAACAGTTTGAAACTTAGCATTTGGAATTTAGCATTTCTCTATAACTAGTTCTCTTTGCCACCACAGTATTGTTGTAGAACTTCAGTGTTTTTGGTGATGAGCTACTACGGTAAAAAGTGGCATTCGGGCACCAGAGCCGGTGAAAAGGCACCactgctgtactgtatgtatgtggggaAATGAACTGCAGCATCAGACTCGATATTTAACAgatatctctctcttcatttcacTTCATAAGGCTCTTATAAGGGGCTGCCCATACATGATTCCTCAAGCCCATAAGGGTGGTTGATGATGGTTATTTTGTAATTCTTTTTGTAGTGATATGTTTTGCCACAAAAGGAAAATGGAATTAAAAGGCAAACTGCAATTTAGTACACCCCATCCCTGTAAATTTGACAGAAACAACACATATTTAATTGGTATTTTTCCAGTGCAAGACTGGGTCTGTCCAAGGCTTTTTTCTGTACTTAAATTGTGAGATGTTCTTAACTGAATTCCAAATGAACTTTAGTGCTTCTGTTAGTTACGTTGTTCATGAACAAACAGTGCTTTAATATTCTGTGTTTCGATGCCAGTATGCCATTGTGTACTATGTAAAATGTGCACATTGTTCAATATACAGTGTTTGtataattatgaaaataaagtatAAGTGCAATGATTTGACTACAGTAATGGAGTGCCATTAATCACAGGCTACACTAGACTGCCACTGTATCTTTTAAATGACTCtaaacagaacaaaacagatATTACCATTCGCCTTTATTAAGACTACATAGAAAAATTGACCTACCCATAAATATTACATTCTTAAAACTGCATTGCTGAGTTTATTGTTTTACATTCAGAAAAATGGTGTAGTGTGGTGCACTGGAATATGAGGGAAATCTGATCCAGTTTGGAAAGAGGAAAAGATAACGAGGTAATATTTCTTCTATGCTGTCATATAATATGCTATACTACACAGTATAGTCATTATACCAGGAAGTGTAGCAATCACAGAGAACCTGATAACCAACTGCAGTTCTTAGCATCACTGGCTGTGTCTAACTCTCTTTATGGCCTAGGAGGAAATACATCACATCATATGTGGATTCATATCATCATCCAGTGATGAATCTCTATCCAATCCATATCATACCATTGTCAATTTACTGATGAATGATTGTATCACACTGTTACTGGTATACACTGAATAACTAGATGTTGATTGTGAGGCTGGATAATGATTTGTCatgatgaatgtgtgtattAGGAGAGAGGGTCTGTAATTGTTAGACTGGGGTGAAAGGAGCAGTGTGGTTTGGAATGGAGGTGGACGACAGTATCACCTGAGTGAGACCGCAGGTCAGACCTTCTTATCTTTGCCCTTGTTGCGCATTCGGAGTTGGCTGGAGGTTGGCGGCGGGTCCACCCTGGCCTGGCTGAGTCTCTCGTTCATCACTGGACGGTACGTGCTGAGGAACTCCTCAAGGCCCACTTCCTGGTCATCCTGGTCATCATCGTaatcatcatcactgtcatcatcatcatcatcatcatcgtcatcatcgttgtcttcttcctcctctgcctGTTCCATGGGCTCGGGCTCGGTCTCGGCCTCGTCCTCAGAGGCCTCAGTGCTGAACCTCAGACTCTCCGCCTCCATCAGAGGGTCCACCTCAGGCACCCTGGGGGAGGCCGGAAGCTCcgttccctcctcctcctcctcctcttcctcctcctcctcatcttcttcatcatcgtcctcctcctcatcatcatcatcttcatcgtCATCATCCTCCTCGTCGATGGTGCCCTCACGCGGGTAGCGGAAGATGTCTTTGTGTTCGCTGAAGGTGATGCGTCGACGTCTACACTCTGGGTTTGCAGAGGCCAGCCCTAAGAACTGTTCCAGGCTCAGATCTTTCCGCTCCTCCCTGCTCTTTGGCTGGGGCAGACATGGAGTCTCCTCTCcgacctcttcctcctcctcctcctcttcctccgccTCCTTAAACAACAACATCTCATCATCTTCTGTCTCAacctcctcatcatcctcttcttcatcctcctcctcttcctcttctgtttcctctgtcttctcctcctctgtttcctcctcctcctcctcctcctcctcctcttcatctccctcttcGATCACTCCGAGCGCTCTCTGCGCCTCCATTTCCTCTTTGGCCACTTGCTCGGCTAACTCCTCCGCGGAGGGTTGGTCAGGATCGGGGGCCTCTACGATGATGGTATCGTACTTGCGAGGGCCACAGGGCTCGTCGTACTTGGGGAAGGTCTCCTCTGGGTAGCCTGGGGAAGGCCCGGTTGACATGGCACCACACAaaccacagagagagtgagtgaggcagCACTGGGACTGTTTAAAAGCAGCTGTAGGTTTTCAAGACTTCCACATGCCAAATAATAATGTatagataatataataatatataataataatataatataatactaataatatatTCATTTTAATAACATGTCATATGTTAGAACATAATAAGATAATAATGTACATGccaattaataatataatagaatAGAAGAGTAGAATGACTTTTATTGTCACTATACTATACACATGTTCAATGAGATTAAAAGCAACTCCTTTTCCAGTGCTGACATGTACGTAAAATAATGTACAGATACAGATGAGGCCTACTGGgtcagtcgtggcctactggttagggcttcgggctggaaccggagggttgccagttcgatccccgaccagtaggaacggatgaagtgcccttgagcaaggcacctaacccctcactgctccctgagcgccgctgtaggaaggcagctcactgctccgggttagtgtgtgcttcacctcactgtgtgttcactgtgtgctctgtgtgttcactaattcacggatgggataaatgcagagaccaaattccttgtatatgcaaatatacttggcctagaaacctgatttacataaCAATGTACAGGTACAGAGGTTGGTCTCTCTTAAAGTTTTCTTCTTAGTTGTCTGTAAGTCTTTTTTTACTACTGAACATagtgcttagagcaccttaacAGTAATGCAGACTTTCATCTTGACTTGATTATTGGAAAGTTACCTATCTCCGCCTGTGCCCTATTTTAGCccttttacgtgtatgtgtcacttaatattaatttctattcCTAAAGAAATGCAAGCACCCATCTATCTAAATAATctctgtaccaaaaatgacagtgactcgaagagctgtaaacagtgttttaagGCTGCGTGGAATATTAATTTCGccacgagaattctcggtctgtCCATTGATGTGCTGAGTGAGTGGGCGGAAATAGGGCACCCACCAAACTCCAagcatggtaaacaaaattggatgTTTTAGGCAGTAAAAGCTcctggtaagaaccaaacctACACacttatggctactgaaaaatgcagtATTCATCAatcaaatattattttgaagtattaaaaacatCTTTGTTTTCGAATTTTTGAACGAAAGGGGCAGAAATTGGTACTTTTACGACATTTATTTAGCTGATTTTAGGTCCCTTTAAACTGTCATTGATTATGATATACTTCAACATAAAGAAACATTAATTGAGAAAGTAGGCCTGGTCATGCAATAGATTTTTAAGTGAGTAGATGTCATTTTTCTAAGCATTtcttagagagagaaagggaagaagagagagagagagagagagagagagagaaaagggaaggagagagagagagagagagacagagagagagaaagggaaggagagaggacaagtaagagagagaggggttgtgagtgtgtgaagcaCCTTCCCAGTCCACTGTGTAGGACACCTCCTCTGCCTCCATCTCTGGAGTGACCTCTTCCCGTTGATCCTCCTGGAACGATCGGCCAAACCTCCGCAGCCGACGCAGTAAACTTGACTGTCGCCTCTTCCGCGAGGAACGCTGGGATTTGGCACTGGAGAACAACAGCCACAAGTCAGAAGAGGTCATATAGAGAACCGCAGAGCTGCTCTCATACACACTGACCATACAGGTGGTCTCATACACACTGACCATACAGGTACCCTCATACACACTGACCATACAGCTGCTCTCATACACACTGACCATACAGCTGCTCTCATACACATGACCATACAGGTGGCCTCATACACATGACCATATAGGTACTCGCATACACACTGACCATACAGCTGCTCTCATACACATGACCATACAGGTGGTCTCATACACATGACCATACAGGTGCCCTCATACACACTGACCATACAGCTGCTCTCATACACATGACCATACAGGTGGTCTCATACACATGACCATACAGGTGCTCGCATACACACTGACCATACAGCtgctctcatacacactccCTACCTCTCGGGCATGTGGAATTTAGCATTTCCCTATAACTAGTTCTCTTTGCCACCACAGTATTGTTTTAGAACTTCAGTCCCTACCTCTCGGGCCCGGTGGATGATGAGGACATCACTTTGCTCATCAACATCTCTGCGTGGGCTAGTCGGGCCTCCAGCTTGGCCAGATCCTCCTCACCTGGACATGAGAGCAGTGTGGAGATACAGTATTGCACTTTCGTGCCCAGCCAGtatatacattgattttgctaaataTCTTCAGATATGAGATTAATAGACGGGGTGGGCTATACATGGCaatgcatttattttcttcattctgATTAAAGCATGATCGATTCTGATTTACTGGGCTATTGGGCATCGAAGGATTGTGGGTGTGTtcaagacatgttttttttattttttttttatttgcatacaacactgtcatgcagtttatgTGGAGCCAATGGACGTGAATTTACTGTGCTATGCATGAACAGTGACTTATGAAAGGGTCATGAACAGCCTCTGACACAAAAACTAGTATGTCCAGTCCAGGGGCAAAAAAGTCATGATCAGCCAAAAGTTGTTCTACAGTGCTGTACTAAAAGTAGATGCTTGGCGCTCTTAAAGATCTGCGCTCTGTGAAGCACTCTGAGACTATCTTGATTGTTTTGGCACGAAATGTAAACTAAATTGAATTGAGCTGTTCCATCTGTCTTCTTGTCTCTGTTGCATGAACATGATGTTCAAGGTACAGATGGCGATTTGGTTGAAGTTTCTTTCTTTTGAAGACTGAGCCATGgatattttgtatgtgtgttttgtcttgcgagttgttttttgtgtgcttTGAATTTCCTGCGGGGAGCCTCCTGAAGTATGGAAGCTGAATGTGTGGGCTACATCAATACTCTCAGGAAGGATTTGAAGGTCAAGTCCTGCAtgagtgtctgtgggtgtgtttttatttacgCAGTCAAACAAACATGAGCTACAGTATCACTGAATGAAGTGTCCTGACTGTTCAAGCCTAAAGAAAACCTATTTCCGTTATCTTTTTCATGCCCCCAGCTCCTTAAAAACCCATCCTTGAGAAACTTCCCTCGTCTTCCCATTAGTCGTGATGGTGAGATAGGAACTCTAAAAATAGGGAAACAGTGGGCGAAATTTCTCACATGTGCAGGGTAAGTGCGACACTGAGCAGATGGATGCACACAGCCAGGAGATATGAATATAGAAGTAGACCCCTATACTACACATAGACCtgtcacccccccacacacacacccagctcaCCAGCCTTTGGTATGCATGTGGTGAATGGAGTTAAACCTCTTATTGCTGATCCAAAAGACATGCAGTTAATTGGTATTAGACGCTGGCGGGCCAGTGCGACATTACTTTTGACTGCTAATCCAGGCCAGACAAAGAGGGGAACAAAGGGGCCCTGTGACTGGGACAGGATCTTAATCTACTTTATCATGAGTCCGCTCCTGCTGCAGCTACTGATACTGCGCTGCAAGAGGGGGGTTTGTGGGAGCAGGGAATCAACACAATGACAATGAGAAGGGGGTGTTGGGGGCAAATGCACCCCGATAaagtaagccctagaaatgaAATGAGGTATAGGAGGACAATAGATGGAGCATTAGCCAAGATCCTTcatctttcctttttttgacAATGCAATCATGGCACAATCCAACTTAGGCTACAAGCACCGCAGTGAGTCTTAAATGCAGCACATGATTTGAATAAGACAGTGACCATGGACCATCAACGCATATACGCTTGAATGGTAAATGCATCTATGCATCTTTGTGCAATCCAATACAAAGATAATTGTGATGGCAAACTTGTATAATTTCAAACAGGATCAGCACATACTTATATTTTCTGCTACAGACTCTGCGTCATTTGAGATGGGGCATCTGCCAGCTGGTTTGGCTTTCTTATCTTGTCTTGTGAGCTGcattgaaataaaacaaatcGTTAGCATCAAAGGATATCAGAGCATGATTATATTCAAAAAGTAAGTCTATTGTAGATCTATATCGCCATCATTGATACCAATATTACTTTTTTGCAATTTGCATTCCTGTCAACACATTATCACAGTGAAAATCTTATATGGTCACCCACTTTCAGAAGAACCTCTAATCATTGATTTCTAACTCGTGAAAACAGGATACCTTGACAAAGATGTGAAGGATGTAAAAGAGGATCCCGACTCCATATATGGGAACTATCTGCCCCAAATGGCTGGACTTTTTGTTTCCCCCCATGGTCCCTTTAACCTGTGCCTTGGCGATGGCCTCGGAGCCGAGAGTGCCCGGGTACACTGACTCTGTCTCCCAGGGCTCCAGCCCTTCTGGGGGCTGTTTGCGGGGCATTCCTGTGGGGTAATATCCAGGCCCAACTGCCAACAGAAGAATATGACATTTCTTCTAGGTCTAAAACTATCCTTTCATCTATCTGATTGTGTAGCATAGCCCTAATATCTATCTATTGTGTACCACAATTAGACACAAGAATTGTGTAATTTCTCTTTATCTAGTCGGTGATCTTAATAAAAtgagaattaaaaaaattaaattagatattttttgtttactttctgtttttgaaatgtaggcctacccacaATTTTAAATTGACCAATAGACacttaatgtaggcctatgtgaacGCTTAGTACcctacacaaaacaaaaactagACATAGACTTAAAAATCAAAGGCTATTGTGTTGTTTCTGATGTAATACGTTAATaagaataggtgtttctgtgaCCCACGTTTAGTTTGTCCCTAAGTAACTTTGTTCGGTCTTTGGTAAGTTTATCTTTTTGGCACAACTCGCTCCCCATACTGTGTCCGTCATGGGAAAAAGGTGCGAAGCTGACTGTCATTCATTAATGTATTCTGCGATACGAGGAACTTGCCTACATTGCATCTGATACACTACATCTGTACGTGTATCCTCTTTGAAATAAGAGAGCATCAGTCAAATTGTACGATTTTAAGGTACTCGAGAGTACATTACTGAACAGTGTTCTAGGTAGCCTAAATAAACATGAATGGAAAATTAGCTTAAGCTTAGAACGGATAACGCCCTTCACAACTCATATTGTAATTTGAGTACcgaaaataaaatgtaaaataaataaacataaatccACTTCACACAACTAAAAGAAATGAATATAATAGCGTCTCTGTTACATTCCTAACAAGTCATTTATGTTCGGAGGGAATGGAACACATGGGAAACACGATGGGGAAAAGTATGTTTTATTGGCCAGGAAAGGTAAAacaatgaaaaaaggaaagtccACACGTTTTCACTGGATTGTAAAGTGGGATGAGAGGACAGCCTTCAGGAACTTTAAGGACGTCGTTACAGGTAGGCCTGTATTTGGCAGGTGAGTTCTAGATACGAAAACAACTGCCGACATCAAAGCTCGGTTGGGGAAAGCAGGGAAATGGCTGGGCACATCTGGGGACGGTGGATGGATAATTCCCTTACCCGCCTTCTGCATAATTTCCTTCTGCACTCCGTTTAAGATCATTTTCGGAAGGAATAAAGATATACATAACACAATACACGACGCAAGAGTCACCTTCTGAAATGTTGTAATCGACATTTTGTAGCCAACGGCAGGTCCATTAATACTTTCCTCGAGCGCTTCCTGCTGTCTCAGTGGAAACGGAAATGATTAGATTGGTCATCTGTGACAGTTTGGGAGCGCTTTAAAGAAGTTCTGAATTTCGAGAACCATTAGAATACATTTAAAACCAGTGGTAATATTGTAACTGTGCTAGTCTAAGCTTCTGTAACTCAAAATGATAATTTGCACATTTTAGGTGAATTGTTAAGCTATAGGCTAAGTGTTTTGTATCTATAGGCTAAtgttttgtaggcctatttattttcAGCGCTACTAAACGGTCTGGAGTTACCAACTTTTCAAGAGatttaagtaggcctagatATAGTTTTTTTTAGCGAATATTCTTGCGGACCTCCTATTTATGTGAAATGCTTGCATGGAGAGGTCTAATGTTGAAAATAAGACGGTGCTTTGCATGGTGCATTATATTgatccaccagagggcagtgcaACCCTAACTTAAGGTGTGATTTGATGAGTTCCTCTGCCGATGGA of Alosa alosa isolate M-15738 ecotype Scorff River chromosome 14, AALO_Geno_1.1, whole genome shotgun sequence contains these proteins:
- the ric3a gene encoding protein RIC-3, translated to MSITTFQKVTLASCIVLCISLFLPKMILNGVQKEIMQKAVGPGYYPTGMPRKQPPEGLEPWETESVYPGTLGSEAIAKAQVKGTMGGNKKSSHLGQIVPIYGVGILFYILHIFVKLTRQDKKAKPAGRCPISNDAESVAENISEEDLAKLEARLAHAEMLMSKVMSSSSTGPESAKSQRSSRKRRQSSLLRRLRRFGRSFQEDQREEVTPEMEAEEVSYTVDWEGYPEETFPKYDEPCGPRKYDTIIVEAPDPDQPSAEELAEQVAKEEMEAQRALGVIEEGDEEEEEEEEEEETEEEKTEETEEEEEEDEEEDDEEVETEDDEMLLFKEAEEEEEEEEEVGEETPCLPQPKSREERKDLSLEQFLGLASANPECRRRRITFSEHKDIFRYPREGTIDEEDDDDEDDDDEEEDDDEEDEEEEEEEEEEEGTELPASPRVPEVDPLMEAESLRFSTEASEDEAETEPEPMEQAEEEEDNDDDDDDDDDDDSDDDYDDDQDDQEVGLEEFLSTYRPVMNERLSQARVDPPPTSSQLRMRNKGKDKKV